A genomic region of Phragmites australis chromosome 2, lpPhrAust1.1, whole genome shotgun sequence contains the following coding sequences:
- the LOC133908734 gene encoding GDSL esterase/lipase At5g45670-like — MERATMRWLPALLVILAARLASVAVVRAEPQVPCYFVFGDSLVDNGNNNDILSLARANYPPYGIDFAGGPTGRFSNGLTTVDAISRLLGFDDYIPAYAGASSDQLLTGVNFASAAAGIRDETGQQLGARISFGGQIQNYQAAVQQLVSILGDEDSTANHLSQCIFTVGMGSNDYLNNYFMPAVYSTSQQYTPEQYADALIDQYSQQLRTLYNNGARKVALMGVGQVGCSPNELAQHSPDGTICVEQINGAIDIFNRKLVGLVDQFNALPGAHFTYINNYGIFEDILRAPGANGLTVTNRGCCGVGRNNGQVTCLPFQTPCANRNEYLFWDAFHPTEAANILVGRRAYRAAQPTDVHPVDLRTLAQL; from the exons ATGGAGCGTGCAACAatgcggtggctgccggcgcTGCTCGTCATCCTGGCCGCGCGGCTGGCCAGCgtcgccgtcgtgcgggccgaGCCACAGGTGCCGTGCTACTTCGTGTTCGGGGACTCGCTCGTCGACAACGGGAACAACAACGACATCCTGTCGCTGGCGCGGGCCAACTACCCGCCCTACGGCATCGACTTCGCCGGCGGCCCGACCGGCCGGTTCAGCAACGGCCTCACCACCGTTGATGCAATAT CTCGGCTTCTGGGCTTCGACGATTACATCCCCGCATACGCCGGTGCAAGCAGCGATCAGCTCCTCACCGGCGTCAACTTCGCCTCCGCTGCAGCCGGAATCCGGGACGAGACTGGCCAGCAACTG GGTGCACGGATAAGCTTCGGCGGTCAGATCCAGAACTACCAGGCTGCCGTGCAGCAGCTGGTGAGCATCCTGGGCGACGAGGACTCGACGGCGAACCACCTGAGCCAGTGCATCTTCACCGTGGGCATGGGCAGCAACGACTACCTCAACAACTACTTCATGCCCGCCGTGTACTCCACCAGCCAGCAGTACACGCCGGAGCAGTACGCCGACGCGCTCATCGACCAGTACTCGCAGCAGCTCAGGACCTTGTACAACAACGGGGCCAGGAAGGTGGCGCTGATGGGCGTGGGGCAGGTCGGGTGCAGCCCGAACGAGCTGGCGCAGCACAGCCCCGACGGCACCATCTGCGTGGAGCAGATCAACGGCGCCATCGACATCTTCAACCGGAAGCTCGTCGGCCTCGTCGACCAGTTCAACGCGCTGCCGGGGGCGCACTTCACCTACATCAACAACTACGGCATCTTCGAGGACATCCTGAGAGCCCCAGGAGCAAACG GTCTGACGGTGACGAACAGAGGGTGCTGTGGGGTCGGGAGGAACAACGGGCAGGTGACGTGCCTGCCATTCCAGACGCCGTGCGCTAACAGGAACGAGTACCTCTTCTGGGATGCCTTCCACCCCACGGAGGCGGCAAACATCCTCGTTGGCCGGAGGGCGTACAGGGCGGCTCAGCCGACCGACGTCCACCCGGTGGATCTGCGCACGCTCGCTCAGCTCTAG
- the LOC133910084 gene encoding protein S40-1-like produces MEEFQEADVLWPEAHHHDCHRHRPDSHHHGWHRHRCHHTDQQPRGAARPQSAPLRIPATPPAEASPITTRPSWAHNSYDYDDDDGMVVRRASGAEAAIVPPHVLAARRCAEERRVASSVCVGHGRTLKGRDLRAVRNAVLHMTGFLSSSDKY; encoded by the coding sequence ATGGAAGAGTTCCAGGAAGCCGACGTCCTGTGGCCGGAAGCCCACCACCACGactgccaccgccaccgcccggACTCCCACCACCACGGCTGGCACCGCCACCGCTGCCACCACACGGATCAGCAACCCCGCGGCGCGGCGCGTCCGCAGTCGGCGCCTCTGCGCATCCCTGCGACGCCGCCGGCGGAGGCGAGCCCCATAACGACCCGGCCCTCGTGGGCGCACAACAGCTACgactacgacgacgacgacggaatGGTCGTCAGAAGAGCCTCGGGCGCGGAGGCGGCGATCGTGCCGCCGCACGTCCTCGCGGCGAGGCGGTGCGCGGAGGAGCGGAGGGTGGCCTCCTCGGTGTGCGTGGGGCACGGGCGCACGCTCAAGGGCCGCGACCTCCGCGCCGTCCGCAACGCCGTGCTCCACATGACCGGATTCCTCAGTAGCTCCGACAAGTACTGA
- the LOC133910083 gene encoding early nodulin-like protein 1, which translates to MAVGDSKVRSSAAAMLVLVVVGLAPAVFPSSEAYVFYAGGHDGWVVDPTESYNHWAERNRFQVNDTIVFTYDVGVNSVLLVTEQGFDACNTHNPVRRLEYGGGGDRGSVFTLDRSGSFFFISGDEDRCQKGQKLYIIVMAVRPTRPAAAAAPDASQWTALPPAGAAAPPPFWASAPEYAQAPGMSALGASGDEETSRSSSLGAPPPMSAAARLDEVIIGTVVGILGALLL; encoded by the exons ATGGCCGTGGGGGATTCCAAGGTGCGGTCATCGGCGGCGGCCATGCTCGTGCTCGTCGTCGTGGGCTTGGCGCCGGCCGTGTTTCCCTCGTCGGAGGCGTACGTCTTCTACGCCGGCGGCCACGACGGCTGGGTCGTTGACCCCACCGAGAGCTACAACCACTGGGCCGAGCGCAACCGGTTCCAAGTGAACGACACCATCG TGTTCACGTACGACGTGGGCGTCAACTCGGTGCTGCTGGTGACCGAGCAGGGCTTCGACGCGTGCAACACGCACAACCCGGTCCGGCGGCTCGagtacggcggcggcggcgaccgtgGCTCGGTGTTCACACTCGACCGGTCCGGTTCGTTCTTCTTCATCAGCGGCGACGAGGACCGGTGCCAGAAGGGACAGAAGCTGTACATAATCGTGATGGCGGTTCGCCCGACGaggccggccgcggccgcggcgcccGATGCTTCACAGTGGACGGCGCTTCCACCGGCCGGTGCTGCCGCTCCGCCGCCGTTCTGGGCTTCGGCGCCCGAGTACGCGCAGGCTCCGGGCATGAGCGCGCTGGGTGCTTCTGGCGACGAGGAGACGTCGCGCAGTAGCTCGCTGGGGGCGCCACCGCCGATGTCGGCCGCGGCACGGCTGGACGAAGTGATCATTGGCACTGTGGTCGGGATCCTAGGGGCTTTGTTGCTCTAA
- the LOC133908732 gene encoding uncharacterized protein LOC133908732, protein MPLVLPDSPSPLQRSKHPAKQMSGTNAASHRPSKSSLPPHPPRRLALSLTTPLASLALLLLAAAAVFLYSQTAVRSYESIGAAPPLFSPMVESIDGLRAIWELPAAAPARAVLFVAHGCRCRPENFWPPSPRCPGCVGLPEDVAITARALRRRFAVLAVASAGECWSLGWEVNAAKRTIRSWAAKNGLEGHPVVALGASSGGYFVSKLAAKMSLAAVVIMIAEGAFGGSAGAPPMIYPPAMFIHMPKDRRRAALVERNSKMLMKNGVEVRELRSLEVPLTPTLLSDRISGLDRRLSERIWTAFKEEGFVDEKGYMKEDGRATPWKDALVKSGLGEEVSPWVDHIQEELNLAYGYHEMTSLHADEMFNWIEGHLS, encoded by the coding sequence ATGCCACTCGTGCTACCCGATTCTCCCTCCCCGCTGCAGAGAAGCAAGCACCCCGCGAAGCAGATGAGCGGAACGAATGCTGCCTCGCACCGGCCGAGCAAGTCGTCGCTACCACCCCACCCTCCGAGACGGTTAGCTCTGAGTCTGACCACCCCCCTCGCGTCGTTGGCTCTGCTcttgctcgccgccgccgccgtattCCTCTACTCCCAGACCGCCGTCCGGTCGTACGAGTCGATTGGAGCGGCTCCGCCCCTGTTCTCCCCGATGGTGGAGTCCATAGACGGCTTACGCGCCATCTGGGAGCTccccgcggcggcgccggccagGGCGGTCCTCTTCGTCGCCCAcggctgccgctgccgcccggAGAACTTCTGGCCGCCGTCCCCGCGCTGCCCGGGGTGCGTAGGACTGCCGGAGGACGTCGCCATCACGGCCCGCGCGCTGCGGAGGCGGTTCGCGGTGCTGGCCGTGGCGAGCGCTGGGGAGTGCTGGTCGCTGGGGTGGGAGGTCAACGCCGCCAAGCGCACGATCCGGTCCTGGGCCGCCAAGAACGGCCTCGAAGGACATCCGGTGGTTGCTCTCGGCGCTTCCTCAGGCGGGTACTTCGTCTCCAAACTCGCGGCCAAGATGAGCCTTGCCGCCGTCGTGATTATGATCGCCGAGGGCGCGTTCGGCGGGTCAGCTGGCGCGCCGCCGATGATCTATCCGCCAGCGATGTTCATCCACATGCCGAAGGACCGGCGGAGGGCGGCGCTGGTGGAGAGGAACTCGAAGATGCTGATGAAGAATGGCGTTGAGGTGAGAGAGCTCCGGAGCCTTGAGGTCCCTTTGACGCCGACGCTGCTGTCGGACAGGATATCTGGGCTGGACCGCAGACTGTCAGAAAGGATCTGGACGGCGTTCAAGGAGGAAGGATTCGTTGATGAGAAAGGGTACATGAAGGAGGATGGCCGGGCAACGCCATGGAAGGATGCATTGGTGAAGAGTGGATTAGGGGAGGAGGTATCTCCGTGGGTTGACCACATCCAGGAGGAGCTGAACCTTGCTTATGGGTACCATGAAATGACGAGCTTGCACGCTGACGAGATGTTCAATTGGATTGAGGGGCACTTGAGCTGA
- the LOC133908733 gene encoding integrin-linked protein kinase 1-like isoform X1 — METMSPAAAAVPTTPQFRLGKQSSLAPVHGEGGAGAAEVSAEANGVMSFQLMYLVHGGNAEGIRDLLDAGADPNFRDSDGRTALHIAACEGHTEIAELLLQRGAEAAAEDQWGSTPLADAMHYHNHDVIKILEKHGSKLRIAPMHVNNDRELPEYEIDPKELDFTNGNDISKGTYRKATWRGIPVAVKKLDDDLIMDENKVQAFRDELDVLQLIRHPNVVQFLGAVTQSSPMMIVMEFMRKGDLRTHLNKKGALAPSYAVKLALDIARGMSYLHEHKPQAIIHRDLEPSNILRDDTGHLKVADFDLCKMLKWRRKIREERAVTSPGNACRYVAPEVLRNEEYDTKVDIFSFALIVQEMIEGCLPYHDKKNGEIEKAHNSKERPHFRAHPKHYAHGLRGLIEECWSENPADRPDFSEIIDRLSAIQNEIAQRNRWKVRPLRCFLSFEGMWKKDRNEGSTTRSSRLSRSNF; from the exons ATGGAAACGATGtcccccgcggcggcggcggtgcctaCGACGCCGCAGTTCAGGCTGGGGAAGCAGTCGTCGCTGGCGCCCGTCCACGGCGAGGGCGGTGCGGGCGCCGCGGAGGTGTCGGCCGAGGCGAACGGCGTCATGAGCTTCCAGCTGATGTACCTGGTCCACGGGGGCAACGCGGAGGGGATCCGCGacctcctcgacgccggcgcCGACCCCAACTTCCGCGACTCCGACGGCCGCACGGCGTTGCACATAGCCGCATGCGAGGGCCACACCGAGATCGCCGAGCTGCTCCTCCAGCGCGGCGCGGAGGCCGCCGCCGAGGACCAGTGGGGCAGCACG CCTTTGGCGGATGCGATGCATTACCACAATCATGATGTGATCAAGATCTTGGAGAAGCATGGCTCCAAGCTCAGG ATTGCTCCAATGCATGTGAACAACGACCGTGAACTTCCTGAATATGAGATTGACCCGAAAGAGCTTGATTTCACTAATGGCAATGATATATCTAAG gGTACATATCGGAAAGCAACATGGAGGGGCATTCCTGTTGCTGTTAAGAAGCTGGATGATGATCTAATTATGGACGAGAACAAAGT GCAAGCATTCAGGGACGAACTTGACGTGCTGCAACTTATACGGCATCCAAATGTCGTGCAATTTTTGGGTGCTGTAACACAAAGCAGCCCAATGATGATTGTCATGGAATTTATGCGCAAG GGTGATTTGCGGACTCACTTGAATAAGAAAGGAGCGCTGGCCCCATCATATGCGGTGAAGTTAGCTCTTGATATTGCAAG AGGAATGAGTTACTTACATGAGCATAAACCTCAAGCCATCATCCACCGTGACCTTGAGCCTTC AAACATATTGAGGGATGACACTGGACATCTGAAGGTGGCAGATTTTGATTTGTGTAAGATGCTaaaatggagaagaaaaattAGAGAAGAGAGAGCGGTAACTTCTCCAGGCAATGCTT GTAGGTATGTAGCTCCAGAAGTCCTGCGAAATGAAGAGTATGATACCAAAGTGGATATCTTCTCTTTCGCTTTGATAGTTCAGGAG aTGATTGAAGGATGTCTTCCTTATCATGATAAGAAAAATGGTGAAATTGAGAAGGCACACAATTCTAAAGAAAGACCGCATTTTAGAGCTCATCCAAAGCATTATGCTCATGGGTTAAGAGG GTTGATTGAGGAATGCTGGAGTGAAAATCCTGCAGACAGGCCTGATTTTAGTGAAATCATCGATCGGTTGTCTGCTATCCAAAATGAAATAGCTCAAAGGAACCGGTGGAAG GTGAGACCTCTTAGATGTTTCCTGAGCTTCGAGGGAATGTGGAAGAAAGATCGCAATGAAGGCAGCACCACCCGTTCATCACGTTTGTCACGATCCAACTTTTAA
- the LOC133908733 gene encoding integrin-linked protein kinase 1-like isoform X2 codes for METMSPAAAAVPTTPQFRLGKQSSLAPVHGEGGAGAAEVSAEANGVMSFQLMYLVHGGNAEGIRDLLDAGADPNFRDSDGRTALHIAACEGHTEIAELLLQRGAEAAAEDQWGSTGTYRKATWRGIPVAVKKLDDDLIMDENKVQAFRDELDVLQLIRHPNVVQFLGAVTQSSPMMIVMEFMRKGDLRTHLNKKGALAPSYAVKLALDIARGMSYLHEHKPQAIIHRDLEPSNILRDDTGHLKVADFDLCKMLKWRRKIREERAVTSPGNACRYVAPEVLRNEEYDTKVDIFSFALIVQEMIEGCLPYHDKKNGEIEKAHNSKERPHFRAHPKHYAHGLRGLIEECWSENPADRPDFSEIIDRLSAIQNEIAQRNRWKVRPLRCFLSFEGMWKKDRNEGSTTRSSRLSRSNF; via the exons ATGGAAACGATGtcccccgcggcggcggcggtgcctaCGACGCCGCAGTTCAGGCTGGGGAAGCAGTCGTCGCTGGCGCCCGTCCACGGCGAGGGCGGTGCGGGCGCCGCGGAGGTGTCGGCCGAGGCGAACGGCGTCATGAGCTTCCAGCTGATGTACCTGGTCCACGGGGGCAACGCGGAGGGGATCCGCGacctcctcgacgccggcgcCGACCCCAACTTCCGCGACTCCGACGGCCGCACGGCGTTGCACATAGCCGCATGCGAGGGCCACACCGAGATCGCCGAGCTGCTCCTCCAGCGCGGCGCGGAGGCCGCCGCCGAGGACCAGTGGGGCAGCACG gGTACATATCGGAAAGCAACATGGAGGGGCATTCCTGTTGCTGTTAAGAAGCTGGATGATGATCTAATTATGGACGAGAACAAAGT GCAAGCATTCAGGGACGAACTTGACGTGCTGCAACTTATACGGCATCCAAATGTCGTGCAATTTTTGGGTGCTGTAACACAAAGCAGCCCAATGATGATTGTCATGGAATTTATGCGCAAG GGTGATTTGCGGACTCACTTGAATAAGAAAGGAGCGCTGGCCCCATCATATGCGGTGAAGTTAGCTCTTGATATTGCAAG AGGAATGAGTTACTTACATGAGCATAAACCTCAAGCCATCATCCACCGTGACCTTGAGCCTTC AAACATATTGAGGGATGACACTGGACATCTGAAGGTGGCAGATTTTGATTTGTGTAAGATGCTaaaatggagaagaaaaattAGAGAAGAGAGAGCGGTAACTTCTCCAGGCAATGCTT GTAGGTATGTAGCTCCAGAAGTCCTGCGAAATGAAGAGTATGATACCAAAGTGGATATCTTCTCTTTCGCTTTGATAGTTCAGGAG aTGATTGAAGGATGTCTTCCTTATCATGATAAGAAAAATGGTGAAATTGAGAAGGCACACAATTCTAAAGAAAGACCGCATTTTAGAGCTCATCCAAAGCATTATGCTCATGGGTTAAGAGG GTTGATTGAGGAATGCTGGAGTGAAAATCCTGCAGACAGGCCTGATTTTAGTGAAATCATCGATCGGTTGTCTGCTATCCAAAATGAAATAGCTCAAAGGAACCGGTGGAAG GTGAGACCTCTTAGATGTTTCCTGAGCTTCGAGGGAATGTGGAAGAAAGATCGCAATGAAGGCAGCACCACCCGTTCATCACGTTTGTCACGATCCAACTTTTAA